From the genome of Mesorhizobium japonicum MAFF 303099, one region includes:
- a CDS encoding DoxX family protein, giving the protein MSDFTQSPWQTAALLIARLIFAAVFLMAVTFKFMGMGATAGFIAAAGFPFPLFLAWCAAILEVALVLCFLSGAFFTQAALIAAAYVLFLGFAFHGPSHWAGNQAEFGFFVDHFSFMAGLLFAAVHGPGRVLALNLGWPGRA; this is encoded by the coding sequence ATGTCGGACTTCACCCAATCGCCGTGGCAGACCGCGGCCCTTCTCATTGCCCGCCTGATCTTCGCCGCCGTCTTCCTGATGGCCGTGACCTTCAAATTCATGGGCATGGGTGCCACCGCAGGCTTCATCGCAGCCGCCGGCTTTCCGTTTCCGCTGTTCCTGGCATGGTGCGCGGCGATCCTGGAGGTGGCGCTGGTGCTGTGCTTCCTGAGCGGCGCCTTCTTCACGCAGGCAGCGCTGATAGCCGCCGCCTATGTGCTGTTCCTCGGCTTCGCCTTCCACGGGCCCAGCCACTGGGCCGGCAACCAGGCCGAGTTCGGCTTCTTCGTCGACCATTTTTCGTTCATGGCCGGACTGCTGTTTGCCGCCGTGCATGGCCCGGGCAGGGTACTGGCGCTGAACCTGGGCTGGCCGGGCAGGGCGTGA
- a CDS encoding VOC family protein produces the protein MATVRYLVSDVELAIEFYTRHLGFALRQQFGPAMAILKRDDLTFWLAGPMASAARPMPDGRTPQPGGWNRVVIEVQDLPALAARMREAGLPFRNEIVDGPGGRQILCEDPSGNVVELFEPKA, from the coding sequence ATGGCGACGGTCCGGTATCTCGTCAGCGATGTCGAGTTGGCGATAGAATTCTACACCAGGCATCTGGGGTTCGCGCTGCGGCAGCAGTTCGGTCCGGCGATGGCCATCCTGAAGCGCGACGACCTGACGTTCTGGCTCGCCGGCCCGATGGCGTCGGCGGCGAGACCGATGCCGGATGGCCGCACGCCGCAGCCGGGCGGCTGGAACCGCGTCGTCATCGAGGTGCAGGACCTGCCGGCGCTCGCCGCCCGCATGCGCGAGGCCGGCCTGCCGTTCCGCAACGAGATTGTCGACGGCCCCGGCGGCCGCCAGATCCTTTGCGAGGACCCGTCCGGCAACGTGGTCGAGCTCTTTGAACCAAAGGCATGA
- a CDS encoding DUF3606 domain-containing protein produces MPDDKTKIKQDRKLVSSEETYEVAAFARKYGIPQSEAQTIIKRYGPSRKKLDNHMAARG; encoded by the coding sequence ATGCCCGACGACAAAACGAAGATCAAGCAAGACCGCAAGCTGGTTTCGAGCGAGGAGACCTACGAGGTCGCCGCCTTCGCGCGCAAATACGGCATCCCGCAGAGCGAAGCCCAGACCATCATCAAGCGCTACGGCCCGTCGCGCAAGAAGCTCGACAATCACATGGCCGCGCGCGGATAG
- a CDS encoding GFA family protein, whose translation MSDTTRRTGSCLCGGVHFVVTGQPTRVGLCHCKDCRKASGSAYSAFAIWPRDAFETSGEVASYGTRSFCPTCGSRVAWVGDTEVEVMLGSLDVAPTDLEPQYELWISRRETWLHALPGTEQFDHDRPDDGPAPEDVAPPAPRPLSDAVMHD comes from the coding sequence ATGTCCGACACCACACGCAGAACCGGCAGTTGCCTGTGCGGCGGTGTGCATTTCGTCGTCACCGGCCAGCCGACACGCGTCGGCCTTTGTCACTGCAAGGACTGCCGCAAGGCCAGCGGCTCGGCCTATTCGGCCTTTGCGATCTGGCCACGCGACGCCTTTGAGACATCGGGCGAAGTCGCCTCTTACGGCACGCGCAGCTTTTGCCCGACCTGCGGCAGCCGCGTCGCCTGGGTCGGCGACACCGAGGTCGAGGTGATGCTCGGCAGCCTCGACGTCGCGCCGACCGACCTGGAGCCGCAATACGAATTGTGGATCAGCCGCCGCGAAACCTGGCTGCATGCCTTGCCCGGCACCGAACAGTTCGATCACGACCGGCCCGATGACGGGCCAGCGCCGGAAGACGTCGCTCCGCCGGCGCCGCGACCTCTGTCGGACGCCGTCATGCACGATTGA
- a CDS encoding DUF982 domain-containing protein, whose protein sequence is MNDKMFPRPIRLKFAAERERVVRSAWEGLECLGDWPASRGRRYQAALRCCRDALDGWTPPEKAMRAMIDAAREASILQ, encoded by the coding sequence TTGAACGACAAGATGTTCCCCCGACCGATCCGCCTGAAATTCGCCGCCGAGCGTGAACGCGTGGTGCGCAGTGCCTGGGAGGGGCTGGAATGCCTCGGCGACTGGCCCGCCAGCCGAGGCCGGCGCTACCAGGCGGCGCTGCGCTGTTGCCGCGACGCGCTGGACGGCTGGACGCCGCCGGAAAAGGCGATGCGGGCGATGATCGACGCCGCGCGCGAAGCCAGCATCCTCCAATAG
- a CDS encoding DUF982 domain-containing protein, protein MADVMLSTPVRIKPHGSDTIREVATLQDASEILIDWPHASRGPFYQAAREKIEAALEDKDATAQAQEAFTALCDHAGVLVR, encoded by the coding sequence ATGGCCGATGTGATGCTGTCGACACCGGTGCGGATCAAGCCGCATGGCTCGGACACGATCCGTGAGGTGGCAACCCTTCAGGACGCCAGTGAAATCCTGATCGACTGGCCGCATGCCAGCCGCGGTCCCTTCTACCAGGCCGCGCGCGAAAAGATCGAGGCGGCGCTGGAAGACAAGGACGCCACGGCACAGGCGCAGGAAGCCTTCACGGCGCTGTGCGATCATGCCGGCGTGCTGGTTCGCTGA
- a CDS encoding alpha/beta fold hydrolase, giving the protein MFRDFQTMEVDTGEAGIFVRRAGSGPPLLLLHGFPQTHLMWRDVAPELAKRFTVICADLRGYGASSCPPSDSAHAPYAKRAMAADMAALMAKLGFGSFMVAGHDRGGRVAYRMALDHPGRIEKLAVLDIVATADAWDRADARLAQGYWPWSLLAQPEPLPELMLRGSAGAVVDNALGGWGSLPSTFPPEMRQAYVDALRDPAHIHAICEEYRAAATLDREHDHADKAAGRRIRCPVLALWSGQGALADWYAGEGGPLALWRGWADDVRGRAMPGGHFFPEEAPVQTARELADFFGQPDRA; this is encoded by the coding sequence ATGTTCCGTGATTTTCAGACGATGGAGGTCGATACCGGCGAGGCCGGCATATTTGTCCGCCGTGCGGGCAGCGGTCCGCCGCTGCTGCTCTTGCACGGTTTTCCGCAGACCCATCTGATGTGGCGCGATGTGGCACCTGAATTGGCCAAGCGGTTTACCGTCATCTGCGCCGACCTGCGCGGCTACGGCGCCAGCTCGTGCCCGCCGTCGGACAGCGCGCACGCCCCTTATGCCAAACGGGCCATGGCCGCCGACATGGCGGCCCTGATGGCCAAGCTCGGCTTCGGCAGCTTCATGGTCGCCGGCCATGATCGCGGTGGGCGGGTCGCCTACCGCATGGCGCTCGATCATCCCGGCCGCATTGAAAAGCTTGCGGTGCTGGACATCGTCGCAACGGCCGACGCCTGGGATCGGGCCGACGCCAGACTGGCGCAGGGCTATTGGCCCTGGTCACTGCTGGCGCAGCCCGAGCCCTTGCCGGAGTTGATGCTGCGGGGATCCGCCGGGGCGGTCGTCGACAACGCGCTCGGCGGCTGGGGGTCATTGCCGTCAACGTTTCCGCCCGAGATGCGCCAGGCCTATGTTGATGCCTTGCGCGATCCCGCCCACATCCACGCCATCTGCGAGGAATACCGCGCGGCGGCGACGCTCGACCGTGAGCACGACCATGCCGACAAGGCCGCTGGCCGGCGCATCCGCTGCCCGGTGCTGGCGCTGTGGAGCGGGCAAGGCGCGCTTGCCGATTGGTATGCGGGCGAAGGCGGGCCGTTGGCTCTTTGGCGGGGCTGGGCCGATGATGTCCGCGGCCGGGCCATGCCCGGCGGCCATTTCTTCCCCGAGGAGGCGCCGGTACAAACCGCGCGGGAATTGGCGGATTTCTTCGGCCAACCAGATCGCGCCTAG
- a CDS encoding HNH endonuclease codes for MPTLRNPQYRAFARRKLYRRQDGKCFYCHRDLTTKKTGELALTIEHRKAKMKGGTDDLKNLVAACWHCNHHRGEQMNATKQRKEAKALSRQRRMLARDCRSKADSQADGKAHEQLASKVEGNGANRTPSVHTARSEGLG; via the coding sequence ATGCCGACACTAAGAAATCCGCAATATCGAGCCTTTGCGCGACGCAAGCTTTATAGGCGTCAGGACGGCAAATGCTTCTACTGTCATCGCGACCTCACCACCAAGAAGACCGGCGAGCTAGCACTGACAATCGAGCATCGGAAGGCAAAGATGAAGGGCGGGACGGACGATCTCAAAAACTTGGTCGCCGCATGCTGGCATTGCAATCACCACCGCGGCGAACAAATGAACGCCACCAAGCAGCGGAAAGAAGCCAAGGCTCTGAGCCGGCAGCGCCGAATGCTAGCCCGCGATTGCCGTTCCAAGGCCGACTCCCAAGCCGATGGCAAGGCCCATGAGCAGCTTGCCAGCAAAGTCGAGGGCAATGGCGCGAACAGGACTCCAAGCGTCCACACGGCGCGCTCTGAGGGCCTTGGATAG
- a CDS encoding DUF982 domain-containing protein, whose protein sequence is MQTAWFSKPVVVSVGVAGATRNLSNTQQAIELLTTHWRDAGSPKHQSALRACQRATSGDVPPDIAREAFIDAAREAHILVE, encoded by the coding sequence ATGCAAACTGCGTGGTTCTCCAAGCCGGTGGTGGTTTCGGTCGGTGTGGCCGGCGCCACCCGCAACCTGTCCAATACACAGCAGGCCATCGAATTGTTGACGACACATTGGCGCGACGCCGGCAGCCCGAAACATCAGTCCGCGCTGCGCGCCTGCCAGCGAGCGACAAGCGGCGACGTGCCTCCCGATATCGCCAGGGAGGCTTTCATCGATGCCGCGCGCGAGGCGCATATACTGGTCGAGTAA
- a CDS encoding DUF378 domain-containing protein, translated as MRIMNLVTLALIILGGLNWLSMGVVGYDVIGTVLGGAMLARLAYLIIGLAAIWQLMPGFQSFTIGEVDAEGHLPHHR; from the coding sequence ATGCGCATCATGAATCTCGTCACGCTTGCCCTCATCATCCTTGGCGGTCTCAACTGGCTGTCCATGGGTGTGGTCGGCTATGACGTCATCGGCACGGTCCTTGGGGGCGCCATGCTGGCCCGCCTGGCCTATCTGATCATAGGCCTTGCAGCCATATGGCAGCTCATGCCGGGCTTCCAGAGCTTCACCATTGGGGAAGTCGATGCCGAAGGGCATCTCCCTCATCACCGGTGA